From Eubacterium sp. 1001713B170207_170306_E7, the proteins below share one genomic window:
- a CDS encoding SoxR reducing system RseC family protein, with amino-acid sequence MKEIGIVEELKGKNAKVLIKRHAACGDCGACQVGKEKMTMEATARNAAGAQVGDTVSVEMEFANVIKATSIMYGIPLIAFVAGCAAGYFAALALTLDLVLVPFFTGILLTVIAYLVIRVFDKKGKFNSKYEPVITEIEVEAQELPPTVE; translated from the coding sequence ATGAAAGAAATTGGAATCGTCGAAGAATTAAAGGGGAAAAATGCAAAGGTCCTGATTAAACGCCACGCCGCCTGCGGTGACTGTGGAGCCTGCCAGGTCGGTAAGGAAAAAATGACCATGGAAGCCACTGCCCGGAATGCGGCCGGTGCCCAGGTGGGCGATACAGTATCGGTGGAAATGGAGTTTGCCAATGTTATCAAGGCCACCTCCATCATGTATGGGATTCCGCTTATTGCCTTTGTTGCAGGCTGTGCGGCGGGGTACTTTGCCGCTCTTGCCCTGACCCTGGATCTGGTGCTTGTGCCTTTTTTCACCGGTATACTGCTGACGGTTATCGCCTACCTGGTTATCCGGGTTTTTGATAAAAAGGGTAAGTTTAATTCAAAATATGAGCCGGTGATCACAGAGATCGAGGTCGAGGCACAGGAACTGCCGCCGACCGTGGAATAG
- the aspS gene encoding aspartate--tRNA ligase, which produces MKTTYRNALCGELNTEFVGQTVKLCGWTDTRRNLGGVLFIDLRDRSGKVQLVVNEEVSAEAFAQAEKVRNEYVLCIEGEVVNRDAENVNPKMATGEIEVMVKSLTILDTADTPPIYVEDDDKSNEAVRLKYRYLDLRKPKNQKMLKTRAQVASIARNFLNDEGFLEIETPILGKPTPEGARDFLVPSRVQKGKFFGLPQSPQLFKQILMISGVDRYYQVAKCFRDEDLRQDRQPEFTQIDMEMSFITKDDILPIMENMIAKIFREIRGVELETPFIRMTYQEAMDRFGSDKPDTRFGMELTNISDIVENSEFKVFSGAVKKGGSVRAINAKDAQGKLSKKTIKNLEKFAAIYKAKGLAWIDVSDGEMKSPILKFISEAEKNAIFERMDAEPGDMIFIVADTDEIVCTALGQLRLELAKKLEFDLSGKFNFLWVIDFPLLEYDAEAGRYMAKHHPFTAPLDKDLPLLETDPSQVHADAYDMVVNGVELGGGSIRIHNQDVQEKMFKALGFTMEDAWKQFGFLLEALKYGTPPHGGLAFGLDRLIMMLMDIDNIRDVIAFPKTQNHSCLMTDAPAEAQLDQLIDLGISIDEIL; this is translated from the coding sequence ATGAAAACCACCTATAGAAACGCCCTCTGCGGCGAACTGAATACGGAATTTGTAGGCCAGACCGTTAAATTATGCGGCTGGACAGACACCAGAAGAAACCTTGGAGGCGTGCTCTTTATTGATCTGAGGGACCGCAGCGGCAAGGTGCAGCTGGTTGTCAACGAGGAAGTCAGCGCTGAAGCCTTTGCCCAAGCCGAAAAGGTACGCAACGAGTATGTGCTCTGTATTGAAGGGGAAGTTGTTAACCGCGATGCGGAAAACGTGAACCCCAAAATGGCAACCGGTGAGATTGAAGTCATGGTTAAAAGCCTGACCATACTCGATACGGCCGATACACCGCCGATTTACGTAGAAGACGACGACAAAAGCAATGAAGCCGTACGGCTGAAATACCGTTATTTAGACCTTCGCAAGCCTAAAAATCAGAAGATGTTAAAAACAAGAGCCCAGGTTGCAAGCATTGCCCGCAACTTCTTAAACGACGAAGGTTTTCTGGAAATTGAGACACCGATTTTGGGCAAGCCGACGCCGGAGGGCGCCCGCGATTTCCTGGTGCCTTCTCGTGTACAGAAGGGAAAATTCTTTGGCCTGCCACAGAGCCCGCAGCTTTTTAAACAGATCCTGATGATCTCCGGCGTTGACCGTTACTATCAGGTTGCGAAATGCTTCCGTGACGAGGACCTCCGTCAGGACCGCCAGCCGGAATTTACCCAGATCGATATGGAAATGTCGTTTATCACCAAAGACGATATCCTGCCCATCATGGAAAACATGATCGCTAAAATCTTCAGAGAAATCCGCGGCGTTGAGCTGGAAACACCGTTTATCCGTATGACCTATCAGGAAGCAATGGACCGCTTTGGCTCAGACAAGCCGGATACACGCTTTGGCATGGAACTGACCAATATTTCCGATATTGTTGAAAACAGCGAGTTCAAGGTATTCTCAGGCGCCGTTAAAAAGGGCGGCTCTGTCCGTGCCATTAACGCCAAGGACGCCCAGGGCAAGCTCAGCAAAAAGACCATCAAAAATCTCGAAAAATTTGCAGCGATTTACAAGGCAAAGGGTCTGGCCTGGATCGATGTATCTGACGGCGAAATGAAATCGCCGATCCTCAAGTTTATTTCTGAAGCTGAAAAGAACGCTATCTTTGAACGGATGGACGCAGAACCCGGCGATATGATCTTTATTGTAGCCGATACCGATGAGATTGTCTGTACAGCTCTCGGACAGCTGCGTTTGGAGTTGGCTAAGAAGCTCGAATTTGATTTGAGCGGCAAGTTTAACTTCCTCTGGGTTATCGACTTCCCACTGCTTGAGTACGATGCGGAAGCGGGCCGCTATATGGCCAAGCACCATCCATTTACAGCCCCGCTGGATAAGGACCTGCCGCTTCTGGAAACAGACCCGTCCCAGGTACACGCCGATGCATACGACATGGTTGTAAATGGCGTTGAGCTGGGCGGCGGCTCCATCCGTATCCATAATCAGGATGTGCAGGAGAAAATGTTCAAAGCCCTTGGCTTTACCATGGAGGACGCCTGGAAGCAGTTTGGATTCCTGCTGGAGGCCCTGAAATATGGAACACCACCGCACGGCGGACTGGCCTTTGGCCTTGACCGTCTTATCATGATGCTCATGGATATTGATAATATCCGCGACGTTATCGCTTTCCCGAAAACACAAAACCACAGCTGCCTGATGACTGACGCACCGGCGGAAGCCCAGCTTGATCAGCTCATTGATCTGGGAATCAGCATCGACGAAATACTGTAG